A genomic window from Fusarium verticillioides 7600 chromosome 5, whole genome shotgun sequence includes:
- a CDS encoding transcriptional coactivator HFI1/ADA1, which translates to MPDQGLAPWVSANDKPAATTGTKPVSGDATERRLKGDVMQLPTRDRRRIKDLVQNDWDPHESISNIFADTRRKLSTVTDATPTVAGINNMNFDLEIRKRHAQPLAVESGEFPDINMISGRMLPSCYEAGLVNGHTADAPQFLSVAVETFIKEVLTQVFSRTRSNGPGESGSAGFGVGTTWIQTHKYRRQLEYEEEAAIRGEISRDKSGLLPIESRAASERGPLGMSDLRLSLEMADTGMAQFPVLMTQVIYGYREGELENWDDYTWVCDQPPEAYADEKHDSEANGGQVFELANGYADAMDVDTEAWWEGAESQDADMLDGILDSCLAAGS; encoded by the exons ATGCCCGATCAAGGGCTGGCCCCCTGGGTCAGCGCCAACGATAAGCCTGCGGCGACGACAGGGACTAAGCCAGTATCCGGAGATGCTACGGAACGGAGGTTGAAGGGAGATGTCATGCAACTGCCAACCCGAGACCGCAGGCGCATCAAAGATCTGGTACAGAACGAT TGGGATCCTCACGAGAGCATATCCAACATCTTTGCCGACACACGTCGCAAACTTTCCACAGTAACAGATGCCACCCCGACGGTAGCaggcatcaacaacatga ATTTCGATTTAGAAATTCGAAAACGTCATGCTCAACCTTTGGCGGTTGAATCAGGCGAGTTTCCTGACATCAATATGATCTCCGGCCGAATGCTACCCTCTTGCTACGAGGCAGGACTGGTCAATGGGCACACAGCGGATGCTCCTCAATTTCTGTCGGTAGCTGTGGAAACTTTCATCAAGGAGGTCCTTACACAGGTCTTCAGCCGCACGCGGAGTAATGGACCTGGTGAATCAGGTAGTGCTGGGTTTGGCGTTGGGACGACATGGATTCAAACGCACAAGTACAGGCGACAGCTGGAatacgaagaagaagctgcgaTACGAGGCGAAATCTCCAGAGACAAGAGCGGGCTTTTGCCAATCGAATCCAGGGCTGCGAGCGAAAGAGGCCCCTTGGGGATGTCCGATCTTcgcttgtccttggagatggcggATACAGGCATGGCCCAGTTTCCTGTGTTAATGACACAGGTTATATATGGATATCGGGAAGGGGAGCTGGAGAATTGGGATGACTATACCTGGGTGTGTGATCAGCCACCTGAAGCCTACGCAGACGAGAAACACGATTCAGAGGCAAATGGAGGACAAGTCTTTGAGCTTGCGAATGGTTACGCTGACGCCATGGATGTAGACACGGAAGCATGGTGGGAAGGTGCGGAAAGTCAGGATGCTGATATGCTGGATGGCATATTGGACTCATGCCTTGCGGCAGGGTCCTGA
- a CDS encoding transcriptional coactivator HFI1/ADA1: protein MPDIDPAALSRPSVSLSTPILSNKTLAGSISGAPKIAKSSQIIPARIDLEPLYTALKAAIGNEKWAIYKESTTEFLIGRLNQTEYSERIDPILAGPGDKEHLHNNLIAAIYGNVTREMPDQGLAPWVSANDKPAATTGTKPVSGDATERRLKGDVMQLPTRDRRRIKDLVQNDVSASMPLSIQLLTSNKWDPHESISNIFADTRRKLSTVTDATPTVAGINNMNFDLEIRKRHAQPLAVESGEFPDINMISGRMLPSCYEAGLVNGHTADAPQFLSVAVETFIKEVLTQVFSRTRSNGPGESGSAGFGVGTTWIQTHKYRRQLEYEEEAAIRGEISRDKSGLLPIESRAASERGPLGMSDLRLSLEMADTGMAQFPVLMTQVIYGYREGELENWDDYTWVCDQPPEAYADEKHDSEANGGQVFELANGYADAMDVDTEAWWEGAESQDADMLDGILDSCLAAGS from the exons ATGCCAGACATCGACCCCGCGGCTTTGAGCCGTCCATCCGTCAGCCTCTCGACGCCGATTTTATCCAACAAGACACTTGCTGGGTCTATCTCTGGTGCGCCAAAGATAGCAAAGTCAAGCCAGATCATACCCGCCCGAATTGACCTCGAACCGCTATATACTGCGCTCAAGGCTGCCATTGGCAACGAGAAATGGGCAATATATAAAGAATCAACGACCGAGTTCCTGATAG GACGCTTAAATCAGACCGAATATTCTGAACGAATAGACCCTATCCTCGCAGGCCCAGGGGACAAGGAACACCTACACAATAACCTCATTGCCGCCATATATGGAAATGTTACTCGAGAGATGCCCGATCAAGGGCTGGCCCCCTGGGTCAGCGCCAACGATAAGCCTGCGGCGACGACAGGGACTAAGCCAGTATCCGGAGATGCTACGGAACGGAGGTTGAAGGGAGATGTCATGCAACTGCCAACCCGAGACCGCAGGCGCATCAAAGATCTGGTACAGAACGATGTCAGTGCCTCCATGCCGCTTTCTATCCAACTGCTGACCAGTAACAAGTGGGATCCTCACGAGAGCATATCCAACATCTTTGCCGACACACGTCGCAAACTTTCCACAGTAACAGATGCCACCCCGACGGTAGCaggcatcaacaacatga ATTTCGATTTAGAAATTCGAAAACGTCATGCTCAACCTTTGGCGGTTGAATCAGGCGAGTTTCCTGACATCAATATGATCTCCGGCCGAATGCTACCCTCTTGCTACGAGGCAGGACTGGTCAATGGGCACACAGCGGATGCTCCTCAATTTCTGTCGGTAGCTGTGGAAACTTTCATCAAGGAGGTCCTTACACAGGTCTTCAGCCGCACGCGGAGTAATGGACCTGGTGAATCAGGTAGTGCTGGGTTTGGCGTTGGGACGACATGGATTCAAACGCACAAGTACAGGCGACAGCTGGAatacgaagaagaagctgcgaTACGAGGCGAAATCTCCAGAGACAAGAGCGGGCTTTTGCCAATCGAATCCAGGGCTGCGAGCGAAAGAGGCCCCTTGGGGATGTCCGATCTTcgcttgtccttggagatggcggATACAGGCATGGCCCAGTTTCCTGTGTTAATGACACAGGTTATATATGGATATCGGGAAGGGGAGCTGGAGAATTGGGATGACTATACCTGGGTGTGTGATCAGCCACCTGAAGCCTACGCAGACGAGAAACACGATTCAGAGGCAAATGGAGGACAAGTCTTTGAGCTTGCGAATGGTTACGCTGACGCCATGGATGTAGACACGGAAGCATGGTGGGAAGGTGCGGAAAGTCAGGATGCTGATATGCTGGATGGCATATTGGACTCATGCCTTGCGGCAGGGTCCTGA
- a CDS encoding transcriptional coactivator HFI1/ADA1: protein MPDIDPAALSRPSVSLSTPILSNKTLAGSISGAPKIAKSSQIIPARIDLEPLYTALKAAIGNEKWAIYKESTTEFLIGRLNQTEYSERIDPILAGPGDKEHLHNNLIAAIYGNVTREMPDQGLAPWVSANDKPAATTGTKPVSGDATERRLKGDVMQLPTRDRRRIKDLVQNDWDPHESISNIFADTRRKLSTVTDATPTVAGINNMNFDLEIRKRHAQPLAVESGEFPDINMISGRMLPSCYEAGLVNGHTADAPQFLSVAVETFIKEVLTQVFSRTRSNGPGESGSAGFGVGTTWIQTHKYRRQLEYEEEAAIRGEISRDKSGLLPIESRAASERGPLGMSDLRLSLEMADTGMAQFPVLMTQVIYGYREGELENWDDYTWVCDQPPEAYADEKHDSEANGGQVFELANGYADAMDVDTEAWWEGAESQDADMLDGILDSCLAAGS, encoded by the exons ATGCCAGACATCGACCCCGCGGCTTTGAGCCGTCCATCCGTCAGCCTCTCGACGCCGATTTTATCCAACAAGACACTTGCTGGGTCTATCTCTGGTGCGCCAAAGATAGCAAAGTCAAGCCAGATCATACCCGCCCGAATTGACCTCGAACCGCTATATACTGCGCTCAAGGCTGCCATTGGCAACGAGAAATGGGCAATATATAAAGAATCAACGACCGAGTTCCTGATAG GACGCTTAAATCAGACCGAATATTCTGAACGAATAGACCCTATCCTCGCAGGCCCAGGGGACAAGGAACACCTACACAATAACCTCATTGCCGCCATATATGGAAATGTTACTCGAGAGATGCCCGATCAAGGGCTGGCCCCCTGGGTCAGCGCCAACGATAAGCCTGCGGCGACGACAGGGACTAAGCCAGTATCCGGAGATGCTACGGAACGGAGGTTGAAGGGAGATGTCATGCAACTGCCAACCCGAGACCGCAGGCGCATCAAAGATCTGGTACAGAACGAT TGGGATCCTCACGAGAGCATATCCAACATCTTTGCCGACACACGTCGCAAACTTTCCACAGTAACAGATGCCACCCCGACGGTAGCaggcatcaacaacatga ATTTCGATTTAGAAATTCGAAAACGTCATGCTCAACCTTTGGCGGTTGAATCAGGCGAGTTTCCTGACATCAATATGATCTCCGGCCGAATGCTACCCTCTTGCTACGAGGCAGGACTGGTCAATGGGCACACAGCGGATGCTCCTCAATTTCTGTCGGTAGCTGTGGAAACTTTCATCAAGGAGGTCCTTACACAGGTCTTCAGCCGCACGCGGAGTAATGGACCTGGTGAATCAGGTAGTGCTGGGTTTGGCGTTGGGACGACATGGATTCAAACGCACAAGTACAGGCGACAGCTGGAatacgaagaagaagctgcgaTACGAGGCGAAATCTCCAGAGACAAGAGCGGGCTTTTGCCAATCGAATCCAGGGCTGCGAGCGAAAGAGGCCCCTTGGGGATGTCCGATCTTcgcttgtccttggagatggcggATACAGGCATGGCCCAGTTTCCTGTGTTAATGACACAGGTTATATATGGATATCGGGAAGGGGAGCTGGAGAATTGGGATGACTATACCTGGGTGTGTGATCAGCCACCTGAAGCCTACGCAGACGAGAAACACGATTCAGAGGCAAATGGAGGACAAGTCTTTGAGCTTGCGAATGGTTACGCTGACGCCATGGATGTAGACACGGAAGCATGGTGGGAAGGTGCGGAAAGTCAGGATGCTGATATGCTGGATGGCATATTGGACTCATGCCTTGCGGCAGGGTCCTGA